The Rosa rugosa chromosome 1, drRosRugo1.1, whole genome shotgun sequence genomic sequence ACCCTTTGATGATGGAGTACACTCAGCAGTGAAAGGTTTGGAGATGGTCCATTTGAAAGGTGAAAGGGGACATATTCAAAACGTCCGGTTTGAATATGAAGACGACGGAATCTCAGTTTGGGGAGACAAGCATGGTACAAATATCATTTTGGATGTCTTAATATGGCAGGGCTCGCAACCGACGGCGACATGAGAAGGGAATGCGTATATACTTTATCCACACACTTGTATATTCGTTAGTTTACCGATTCTTAAACACTCGTTTAATTGACTGCTCTAATCTAATTACTTATCCACGCAGATTAGGTTCAATTATCCAGACGAATTTTTGACTTCAGTTGATGGAAATTATGAAGCAAACTTGTCGGGGTCCTGGCTATCCTCACTTACTTTTAACACTAACAGAAAAACTTACGGACCCTTTGGATCGACTCCAAATCGCAATCGGAGAAGCTATTTCTCAATTCATGTGCCTGGAAGTAAGATTGTTGGTTTTCATGGCAGATCACACAGGTGGTGGAGTACCAATTTTGACATAGGAGCATACCTAAAGCCTATTGATCAACAAAGTGAATATGCAACTTCAACAGCACTGGTAATATCAAAATGTTTtaatcatttttgttttgttggtctGAATCAAAATGTTCTTAATTcattctctgttttttttttccttttttggacAAGAATCAAATGTTCTAATACGTACTAATTATAGTATTTCATATATACGGTGAACGTATACAGATGCTTTATCCATCAGAGCCTCCACATCAACCTGGATATCCTTCTCAAACAAAGCTCAATAAAGATGATAGACCTCAAAACCAGAAACATTACGCAGTTTCAAATATTCGAGTTAGCAGAAATGAGGGAGACCGCAACGGAGCTTTCTATTTGGGCGACAAGTATAAATATACGAACTATTATATCGAAAAAGCAGACATAGCGCACAAATAATTAATCTGAATCAATCAAGAGTCGTGGATCAAATAAGGTAAGGGGTTAGATAAAGATCTCAGTTATGTCTTCTAGCTAGAGAGACCCTCCCTTCGtgcatatatgtgtgtgtgagagagagatttATATATTTGTAGTATACAGCagcgttcccctggtcagcagctgaccaggggatCGGGACTGGTGTAGTATATATGTGATGACTTAATAGTCGAGCCTCAAGTCCCTCAGCGGGTGTCATTACTGTGACTAGTGTTGTGGAGGTTGAAGATAATTAATAGcaattaaaatttaatttataATAGAGCTAAAAACTAGTTTTTGCATGACGGTAATTATAAAAGGGGAGTGGGGGATACACcctccttttttattttctgattatGCACTCCCTTCTCAATTTTATTGCTTGAAACAGAACGCTAGCTACCCTTTATCTCTTTCATTTCTGCTATTGGTCTGGGATTTCCATCTTCCCTGTGTAGTAAGGATTCTCTGTCACACATAATTCTAGATTTCCAAACTAAGTTCTCGTTAACCAGATCAACTTCTGACAAACTATTCATTGGGATACTGGGAAAAATCATAATCACTCTCATAATTAATTAGAAGTTGAGGAGCTGGAGGCAGACAAAAAGAGCTCTGTTTCTTCCCACAAAAACGAAGGTGTAGATCTGACTGTCTCGGGAATATAGACTACATGAACAAACCAATTGATGGGTATCGGAAACTGGAAACAGATGATATCAAGTACAATTTCATGGAATCAAAAGAAAATTGGCAAATCAAATTCAACGCACTTATCGTAGTTTACAATTGTGAATTTGGGGAGCTCATTTTGGAAATGGACTCATTAACTAACAAATAAATAAAGGCGAGTGAAATCGGCATCCTTTTTTACAAATCAGATCCTCCACTTCTATTTTTCATAAGCGTTTTCAATGCACATGTACATGAGAATGAGGAGAAGGGGGGAGTGGAAGCCACCCATGATCATTTATGCACTAACGGATATAAGACGGGCATTTTCTCCAATCTCAGGGGGCAAGCGTGAAGCTGAGACTGAACTGATCACTTCTGTGGAATGAGCATTAGATCTACATTTGTGGTTATGGGATCTAGATGGTGAGAGCTAGTGTGAGACCTTGTCAGTTGctgtttttttcatttttcttctttggtCTATTTTGGTGCTATAAGTTTTCTTGCTGATATTGGTATGTGAGTATGTCTATAGACATAGTCGATGCTCTATTTAAAACACAGTAAAGACTTGAAAGTACCTGTATTTTTACTTAACATATTAAATATGTGTTGTACAATGTACATTTAACATATTAAATATGTGTTGTACAATGTACATGAAGAACTGGATTTTGAGATCCAATATTCTTGCAAAGTTTTTAAGAGTCCAAAGAATGTTTTAAGTTCACTAACGTGTTGGCAATGAAGAAATACAAATGGAATTTGAGGCCGGCTAGAACACATGATATAATACATTTCAGCGATCTATGATACTTACAGTCGTCTCTTTTTCTAATAATCTTTGCCAGTACTTAACCAATACATGCATGCATTTACTATCAGTTTACTGCATACAGTATAAAATCTCTTGTGAAGGTATCAAGTCAAAGCGAGTACTTAACCAATACACTACTATCTCTTGTGAAACAAAGCATAATGCACTTTCTCACATCTCACACTTGGAGCAAAGCATGGCCTAATCAAATGTCACATATATAAACTGATCATGGGACGATGAAAGCATTGGAATCGAATCACAATTCTATATTTCAGCCATCAAAACCATATGCACATTTCAGAAACTGCATATAATCCAAAGCTAGTAAACTATCcctcaaaaaaattaaaaatttcaaagAATTTTACTAAATGTATCATGTCTATGAATAAAACTACTTAGAAACCTAAGGGTGATCCATACTGCATCCAATCCTTGGTACATATAAGAGCTTCCACGGTTTCTGCTTGCAAGGAACTCCTGTACTGATCCATCTCTTTTGCATTGGTATCAAATACTGAGTCACAAGGAACTGTAGATACCGGAATTGATAAAATGTCACGAGCCATCTTTGAAAGAGTTGGGTACACCATCTGGTTTAATTTCCACCAGCCTAGCACATCAAACTCGTGGACTCGAGGCAACAGAGGCTCCGCCAAATACTGATCCAGCTCTGTCTTCAAATTCTTCATGATGTACGCATCAAATTCTTCTGCATAGTTTGGTGCCAGAGGCGAAGGCATTGTAAAGTATTCCTGAAAGAGCTCGTGGATTCGATCATCAACCATCTTGATACATGTTGGAGCTTCTTCTTCGCTATAAATTCTGGTGAAACTGAACTCAATATACCTCATCTTGTACCTCGGATCCATGACCACTGCTGTAGCTAAAGTCAGGCTACAATTCTTCCAGTACCTATTAATTTTTTCTAGCATTGTTCGAGCAAGGTTACTAATAAAGGGATCCTCATTGGTGATACCACCAGACAGATCTCCCTGAATCCTCGACACTTCATGGAAGAAGATATTTGCAGTTGGGTTAGTTGTAGTAGCTAGGATGTATGCTGTATCATAAATTGGCTTCAAATGTGCACAGAGAGTCTCAACTTGCTTCCAATCTTCCATTGATGGGGCTTGTTTGTTGAATTCGGCATCATACGTATCAAAGCAAGAAAAAACTTGCTTCAACTCAGAAGCGGCCACCAACATTTGATATGTGGTATTCCACTGAGTTTGGTCATCAAGAAATATGTTCCTTTCACTTGGGACTTGAAGCTGTTTCTTAAGCACAAGAAACTTTTCATCATGGGGCTCTGAAGTCGTCACGTACTTGATGCTGTCCCGGATTTTCTTAACTATATCATGGGCATTCTCCAGTACTTCTTTTGCAATGCTGCTCAGAGTGTGTGCGAGGCAATTGCCAGCCAAAAGTTGACCATTGAAGGGAAGATGAAGCTTTAAATTTTCAAAAGCAGCTTCACTCATGATTAGTGGCTGATCATGATAAGTGATGGAAATTAATTTACTCTCCAGACTCCAATTATGAAGGCAAACCTTAACAGCATGACTAACTGCAGTATCCGAGTCAGGATATGGTTCCATCACAACATTGAGCAGCCGCCTATGCAGCTTCCAGTCAGCATCAATGAAGTGCCCGGTAACAAACATATACCCCACCCCTTGAGAGGAAGTCCACACGTCCAAAGAAAGGCAGACACGTGCAGCTATGCCCTGAATAAACTTTCTAAGGCTTTGCTTTTCCATCTGATAAGTTGCAATGCAATCTCCTTGGACAGTATCAAAGGTCATCATGTTGAAGTTGAACTCAGGCTGAAGATTCTGTACAAAAGACACAAAACCAGGATGTTCAACCATCTGCAGTGGGTAGTCATGCATGATGATCATTCTCGCAATGTCATTGCGGCAGTGGTCTTGATCAAACACAAATTGTGGTGTGCTAGAAGCTCGTTTGTGACGACGTTTTTGTGAATTAGAAGCACCCTTTGAGGATGATGGGTCAGATTGGTTGTTGTCCTGGCTACGGAGAAGTGCAGCGCAGGACCCCTTCTCAACGTGGCGCCTGAGGTGACTGGTGCCTGAGACTTTTGAGCCTTTACTATATGCATAGCTTCGCTTGCATTGGTTGCAGTATGCCCTCCTACATCCAGCACTCACAGTTTCTATGGTGAAATGCTCCCACACCATGGACTTCCTTTTCCTCCGCTTGCTAGGCTGTGTTTCATGATTTGTCTCCTCATTGTTTGGATAGGAGTCTGCCCCACTGTTTGGATACGAGACTGCCTCATTGTTTGGATAGGAGATTGCCTCATTGTTTTCATATTCCGGGAAAGGTGTCTTGGGATCATCATAGTGAGTTTGGGTTTGGATAAGGATCTTTTCTTCATGACCAGATATTGCCATCTTCTGTTCTTCATCAGGGTTGTGCTGAATAGGAGCCATCATTGGCTCTTCAGTTTCCAGGGTGATATGATCCCAAAAGCCATTATTAGGCTGCTCTGTTTCTGGATTTGACCCCTCATGATTGTTTCCATAGGCAGTGAGCTCAATATTGTTTGCATCCGGCGTGATCATGTTGTCTTCAGGTATAAAATCCTGCATTTTGGCAAATAGGAATAAACATTAGCATGAACCCAAAACAGAATGAAAATAGACAAAAAAAAGCATAATAAGTGAACGTATATAGTGAGAAAAGAGTCTCATCATAATTGAAACACAGAActaaaagggaaagaaaaaaaaaacagaatgaaTGAACATATATAGCGAGAAAAGAATCCAAACTCGAAAGGAATAAGcgaaattaagtaattaaccAACTCAAGAACATCAGACTATCAGAAGAATGTAGCAGACAAATAGTACTGTGAAATAAAACACAGCCATGATTGTTTCAACTTAATTTTGCAAATGCAATATGTCAAAGCAGATAGATGTGTGTTATACTTTAGCCAAGACCCAGTAACAAACACTTTCTGTGCATAGTAGAGATTAGAGACCAGAACTCAAATGCGTAATGTATTCTAAACAaacatgcatatatattctgAATCAGAAACCAGATACATCACTTTTGTGTAAAGCAATCAAGTCTCTGCTTGCAGTTTCATCATCTTGTTTAGTCCCAAAGGCCAAGCCCATAGTGTTCCTTTTCCtttgtgtaatttttttttttttaagagaccAACCAGAATGGgcccaaaaacataaaaaactcTAAAAAGGGCTAAAAGACCAGAATATGAAGAAGACAGAGTCTATAGCTTtaaagtttgaagctttgacCTAAACAATGGGCTAAAAAACCAAttcagaaaacaaaagaaaacccaGTTCGCCTCCATATAAAAAACAAAGCCAAGCAAAAACCATATACCCCCAATtctcaaaaaccctaaaacccccaAACTCTCACACACAAAACGCTAAACAGGTCCAATCGTCGTCGTCCGCAGCCAGACGCGAACGAAAGCAAAGAGCTTTACGACAATCGCAAAAGGTATTTGAACTCTCGCAAACCCTAGCGGCTATCGCAAACCACAGAGACGAAATTGAAAGCGAGGATCAAAGAATTGGAGCTAGGGTTTCGGAATTTTACCATGGAGGATTTGGAGGGAGGTTGCGGCGAGAGCGAGATTGGTGACGCGGCGGCTTGAAGCTTCGAGATTCCGGCGACGGCGAGCGAAAGCTAGGGTTTtgcggggggagagagagagagagagagagagaggaagagagagatttGGGCTGGGTAAAGGTTGTGTGGACCGTGAGGCGCAACGAGCCCAAACTCTGCCCTTTTTATGGGTTCGACTAGATTTTGGTTTGTGAGTCCGTGTAGCCCAAGGAATAATAAGGATAGTATTGAAGAATATAATAAAATTTAGTGATTCCATTAATGATAATTAATAAATAGGGTCCTAAATATTTTGAGGGTATGATTACTTATTTAAGGTGGAGAGAAGTAATGAATTGGGTTATTGGGACTTCTAGAGGGATGAGGATTATGTTAaataaatcaaaaaaaaaaaaaaaaaaaaaaggtacataTCCTTACTTGCTAATATATAAAAAAGGTACCATTAGCAAGTAAGGTCATTATCACAAATAGCATctgaacttatcttctattttatcgatggtacctgaacttcaattttgatcacaaccagtacccgaacttttcgatttcattttaaatggtacctgaggccaccttcggtcactattctGGCCataaaagccaaatctaaaaaaaaagaaacaagttcaagacaagtctattaccaaaaaatcatcactatatatgattgcaacccttgaaatcatcattatgattgcctcccatgccgtttttagtcggaatagtgaccagaggtggctctaggtaccatttaaaatgaaatcgaaaagttcgggtactggttgtgatcaaaattgaagttcaggtaccatcgataagattgaggtatagttcaggtaccatttgtgataataacccaaaaATTAATTGTATATTTGTGAGACAAAAAGGTAATAAGAACATAAGAAAGTCGTAGTTTTATCTCAATTCCCTGAGGAGCTTGTCTTTGTTATTTCAAGTAAGCAAGTAATAATTGTCGCTCTAGTCTTCCATTGCTTACGTGACATTTGTTTTACTTTCGGGCAGTCTTCATTCATGTTCATCGTCAATTTTAGAGCTGACTTCAAATGCATTGAGAATTTTTTGTAAACAATGAACGGTCattgtgttttttgttttttttatgacCGGTCATTGTGGTTTGGTTATGAAATTAAGATAACTCCTATGAAAAGtataaattaaaaatatttgaCTACCCCATGATAGGACTGTTATCAATAGATAAATTTCTTTAAGTAGCTTCATACCAAAAGGGCAAAAAGCCATGATCATACATGTACACATGTAACCATCATATTGATTCACATGTAAGTATTTTCTTTAGGGCCATTAATATTATAATTAATGAATTCTTTTGGTCATAGAGGCCCTTATTTGCCTACTTATTTTTTTAGCCAGAAATCTCTCTATAAAGAGGAGAAGCATCATTAATTTCCTCAAATATTCCCTCCCCTTTCTGGCTTTCACTGCCATCACCCCACTGTTTTAAAAAGCCTCAAAACATCTTTATGATCGCCAAACTTCCAAGCTTCTCGTTTTTGGGCACACAATGGAGACAGAGAAGAACCAGAAATTACCAGTCTTGAACCAGAAACGTCCGGCAATGACCAAGAAAGGAGCTTATGCTGCCATTTCGTATATGGCCTCCGCAGgtttctctcattctttctcCAATTACATGTGAATACTTTTGTTGTTCAATAATTAACGTTAATCTTTGGtctgtgtgtttttttttttatgtgttaAGTATGCTACTATGTCAGTTATCtgctttggtttttgtttttggcagaGGAAATAGTTTCGAAAATTCTGAAGTTTGAGTATTTATGTGATCATTAACGTTACAATTACTTCAAGGAGGTGATGTATTTATGTAATTCCCATACTCAAACTTCAGAATTCGAGTATTGTAACGTATTGTAGTATAATTCGAATCAAGTTTGAGTATTGTATTATAATTTATATGTAATGTATGCTTATTTGAGTTAAAGATTGTTATTTTGTGGACCAAATTATAAAACTATGGGAGTGAATGAGAAAAGATTAGGACATAATGTGTAATATGATTTATACACACAGAGATGTG encodes the following:
- the LOC133727544 gene encoding jacalin-related lectin 3-like isoform X2; translated protein: MAGLATDGDMRRECIRFNYPDEFLTSVDGNYEANLSGSWLSSLTFNTNRKTYGPFGSTPNRNRRSYFSIHVPGSKIVGFHGRSHRWWSTNFDIGAYLKPIDQQSEYATSTALSLHINLDILLKQSSIKMIDLKTRNITQFQIFELAEMRETATELSIWATSINIRTIISKKQT
- the LOC133727544 gene encoding jacalin-related lectin 12-like isoform X1; protein product: MAGLATDGDMRRECIRFNYPDEFLTSVDGNYEANLSGSWLSSLTFNTNRKTYGPFGSTPNRNRRSYFSIHVPGSKIVGFHGRSHRWWSTNFDIGAYLKPIDQQSEYATSTALMLYPSEPPHQPGYPSQTKLNKDDRPQNQKHYAVSNIRVSRNEGDRNGAFYLGDKYKYTNYYIEKADIAHK
- the LOC133726943 gene encoding zinc finger BED domain-containing protein DAYSLEEPER-like, whose amino-acid sequence is MDFIPEDNMITPDANNIELTAYGNNHEGSNPETEQPNNGFWDHITLETEEPMMAPIQHNPDEEQKMAISGHEEKILIQTQTHYDDPKTPFPEYENNEAISYPNNEAVSYPNSGADSYPNNEETNHETQPSKRRKRKSMVWEHFTIETVSAGCRRAYCNQCKRSYAYSKGSKVSGTSHLRRHVEKGSCAALLRSQDNNQSDPSSSKGASNSQKRRHKRASSTPQFVFDQDHCRNDIARMIIMHDYPLQMVEHPGFVSFVQNLQPEFNFNMMTFDTVQGDCIATYQMEKQSLRKFIQGIAARVCLSLDVWTSSQGVGYMFVTGHFIDADWKLHRRLLNVVMEPYPDSDTAVSHAVKVCLHNWSLESKLISITYHDQPLIMSEAAFENLKLHLPFNGQLLAGNCLAHTLSSIAKEVLENAHDIVKKIRDSIKYVTTSEPHDEKFLVLKKQLQVPSERNIFLDDQTQWNTTYQMLVAASELKQVFSCFDTYDAEFNKQAPSMEDWKQVETLCAHLKPIYDTAYILATTTNPTANIFFHEVSRIQGDLSGGITNEDPFISNLARTMLEKINRYWKNCSLTLATAVVMDPRYKMRYIEFSFTRIYSEEEAPTCIKMVDDRIHELFQEYFTMPSPLAPNYAEEFDAYIMKNLKTELDQYLAEPLLPRVHEFDVLGWWKLNQMVYPTLSKMARDILSIPVSTVPCDSVFDTNAKEMDQYRSSLQAETVEALICTKDWMQYGSPLGF